The following proteins are co-located in the Engraulis encrasicolus isolate BLACKSEA-1 chromosome 2, IST_EnEncr_1.0, whole genome shotgun sequence genome:
- the zgc:193811 gene encoding uncharacterized protein zgc:193811 — protein sequence MDQRRAWSAGVTSTGIGHKFVPHPPFQSNPNLRKGPLPRSLDGRLHTTLASSLIPTSHMMHNRKPLTGPLADIKQPVAPPHSMALTMTDVNRKVKDCWAMRVLPVPTSEMRDHYRGHPAYIRLPIEHNHELMYAVDRSSTAPSHFLSTSLRDHRLFDSAELAAPYNGPGKPLPRLHPPKAPFSFTSYSRLQGRFLPLRLGGYTTEYRGNYTSQGMPRPLPHRLHAQHVSS from the exons ATGGATCAGCGACGGGCATGGAGCGCAGGTGTCACGAGTACTGGAATCGGACACAAATTTGTGCCTCACCCGCCTTTCCAGTCAAACCCCAATTTGAGG AAAGGCCCTCTGCCTCGCTCGCTGGACGGCAGGCTTCACACGACTCTGGCCTCATCTCTCATTCCTACCTCACACATGATGCACAACAGGAAACCACTCACTGGACCACTAGCTGACATTAAGCAGCCTGTggccccaccacactccatggctctCACAATGACTGATGTCAATCGGAAG GTTAAAGATTGCTGGGCGATGCGGGTACTTCCTGTTCCAACCAGTGAGATGCGAGACCACTACAGGGGCCATCCAGCATACATCAGACTCCCAATAGAACACAACCATGAGCTGATG TATGCCGTGGACCGGAGCTCCACGGCACCAAGCCATTTCCTCAGCACCTCTCTCAGGGATCACAGGCTCTTTGACAG TGCTGAGTTGGCGGCGCCCTACAATGGCCCCGGGAAGCCGTTACCCCGCTTGCACCCCCCCAAGGCACCCTTCTCGTTCACCTCGTACAGCCGGCTACAGGGGCGCTTCCTGCCGCTGCGCCTGGGGGGCTACACCACCGAGTATCGGGGCAACTACACCAGCCAGGGCATGCCTCGACCACTGCCACACCGCCTTCACGCGCAGCACGTTAGCTCCTAG